In Streptomyces chartreusis NRRL 3882, the following are encoded in one genomic region:
- the coxB gene encoding cytochrome c oxidase subunit II: protein MSPNGSDRSPRRPMRRKLLQALTAGLVLATATGCSYNWEDFPRLGMPTPTTEEAPRILSLWQGSWAAALAVGVLVWGLILWSAFFHRRSRTKVEVPPQTRYNMPIEALYTVVPLIIVSVLFYFTARDESELLSLKKKPDVTVNVVGFQWSWCFNYIEPVAGSTGDAKKSPELDAIPDRFKKDFPANAGGVYDCGTPGTRNPQNGNPGPTLWLPKGKTVRFVLTSRDVIHSFWVVPFLMKQDVIPGHTNAFEVTPNKEGTFMGKCAELCGVDHSRMLFNVKVVSPERYEQHLKDLVDKQQNGYVPAGIAQTSHEKNRETNNL from the coding sequence GTGAGTCCCAACGGCTCCGACCGCTCGCCGCGGCGCCCGATGCGGCGGAAGCTGCTGCAGGCACTGACCGCGGGCCTGGTCTTGGCGACAGCCACCGGTTGCTCGTACAACTGGGAAGACTTCCCCCGCCTTGGTATGCCCACCCCGACCACGGAAGAGGCTCCGCGGATCCTCTCCCTGTGGCAGGGGTCCTGGGCGGCTGCGCTCGCCGTTGGCGTGCTGGTGTGGGGTCTGATCCTGTGGAGTGCTTTCTTCCACCGGCGCAGCCGCACCAAGGTCGAGGTTCCTCCGCAGACCCGGTACAACATGCCCATCGAGGCGCTGTACACCGTGGTCCCGCTCATCATCGTCTCGGTGCTGTTCTACTTCACCGCCCGCGACGAGTCCGAGCTGCTCAGCCTCAAGAAGAAGCCCGACGTCACGGTCAACGTGGTCGGCTTCCAGTGGAGCTGGTGCTTCAACTACATCGAGCCGGTCGCCGGTTCCACCGGTGACGCCAAGAAGTCCCCCGAGCTGGACGCGATCCCGGACCGGTTCAAGAAGGACTTCCCGGCCAACGCCGGCGGCGTCTACGACTGCGGCACCCCGGGCACCCGGAACCCGCAGAACGGCAACCCCGGCCCGACCCTGTGGCTGCCGAAGGGCAAGACGGTCCGCTTCGTCCTCACCTCGCGTGACGTCATCCACTCCTTCTGGGTGGTGCCGTTCCTGATGAAGCAGGACGTCATCCCGGGCCACACCAACGCCTTCGAGGTGACCCCCAACAAGGAGGGCACCTTCATGGGCAAGTGCGCCGAGCTCTGCGGCGTCGACCACTCTCGGATGCTGTTCAACGTGAAGGTCGTCTCCCCCGAGCGCTACGAGCAGCACCTCAAGGACCTCGTGGACAAGCAGCAGAACGGTTACGTTCCTGCCGGCATCGCGCAGACGAGCCACGAGAAGAACCGGGAGACGAACAACCTGTGA
- a CDS encoding L,D-transpeptidase, giving the protein MSHTAISRPRTVVSCTLLVIALCAGVTACGSDGNPLSHRPYDAADQISFNAPSEGRKKADPDKPLEVVEDSDGRITDVTAHDASGRYVAGELAADGSRWHSTSPLAANASYTVRVSTENEDGEPGRKVLTFDTGKPTTNKRLDVTFGPKAGTYGVGQPITAELSQPVKDRSQRAVVERALKVSSMPATEGAWHWVDDKELHYRPKDYWPTQATIQVRSNLEGIKIGDRMRGGKAEPLTLSTADKVIAVTDAAAHQMTVYKNDEIVRQIPVTTGRPGYDTRNGVKVVLAKEGTVRMTSASIGASDFYDLVVHHSVRVTNSGEYVHAAPWSVGSQGYANVSHGCTGMSTENAAWFYENVREGDIVKVINSGGESMTPFGNGYGDWNLEWKQWRTGSALIGGTPDGPTPADRARLRPQSV; this is encoded by the coding sequence ATGAGCCACACAGCGATCTCCCGTCCCCGCACCGTCGTCAGCTGCACGCTGCTGGTGATAGCCCTCTGCGCGGGCGTCACCGCCTGCGGCTCCGACGGCAACCCGCTCTCCCACCGCCCCTACGACGCGGCGGACCAGATCTCGTTCAACGCCCCCTCCGAGGGCCGCAAGAAGGCCGACCCGGACAAGCCCCTGGAGGTCGTCGAGGACTCCGACGGGCGCATCACGGACGTCACGGCCCACGACGCCTCAGGACGCTACGTGGCGGGCGAACTCGCCGCCGACGGCAGCCGCTGGCACAGCACCTCCCCGCTCGCCGCCAACGCCAGCTACACGGTCCGGGTGAGCACCGAGAACGAGGACGGGGAGCCCGGCCGCAAGGTCCTCACCTTCGACACCGGCAAGCCCACCACCAACAAGCGCCTGGACGTCACCTTCGGCCCCAAGGCGGGCACCTACGGCGTCGGCCAGCCCATCACGGCCGAGCTGAGCCAGCCGGTCAAGGACAGGTCCCAGCGGGCCGTCGTCGAACGGGCCCTCAAGGTCTCCTCCATGCCCGCCACGGAGGGCGCCTGGCACTGGGTGGACGACAAGGAGCTCCACTACCGCCCGAAGGACTACTGGCCCACACAGGCCACCATCCAGGTCCGCAGCAACCTGGAGGGCATCAAGATCGGCGACCGTATGCGGGGCGGCAAGGCCGAGCCGCTGACGCTCAGCACCGCCGACAAGGTCATCGCCGTCACGGACGCCGCGGCCCACCAGATGACCGTCTACAAGAACGACGAGATCGTCCGGCAGATCCCGGTCACCACGGGCCGGCCCGGCTACGACACCCGCAACGGCGTCAAGGTCGTCCTGGCCAAGGAGGGCACCGTCCGCATGACCAGCGCCAGCATCGGCGCCTCGGACTTCTACGACCTGGTCGTCCACCACTCCGTGCGGGTCACCAACAGCGGCGAGTACGTGCACGCAGCCCCCTGGTCCGTCGGCTCCCAGGGCTACGCCAACGTCAGCCACGGCTGCACGGGCATGAGCACCGAGAACGCCGCCTGGTTCTACGAGAACGTCCGCGAGGGCGACATCGTCAAGGTCATAAACTCCGGCGGCGAGTCGATGACCCCGTTCGGCAACGGCTACGGTGACTGGAACCTCGAGTGGAAACAGTGGCGCACCGGCAGCGCCCTGATCGGCGGCACCCCTGACGGCCCCACACCGGCGGACAGGGCCCGGCTACGCCCGCAGAGCGTCTGA
- the ctaD gene encoding cytochrome c oxidase subunit I: MSILNEPQGAAAAGSHYQDELPVRRQNRGSVVVKWLTTTDHKTIGTLYLATSFAFFVIGGVMALFMRAELARPGLQIMSNEQFNQAFTMHGTIMLLMFATPLFAGFANWIMPLQIGAPDVAFPRLNMFAYWLYLFGSLIAVGGFLTPQGAADFGWFAYSPLSDAVRSPGIGADMWIMGLAFSGFGTILGSVNFITTIICMRAPGMTMFRMPIFTWNVLLTGVLVLLAFPVLAAALFALEADRKFGAHVFDSANGGALLWQHLFWFFGHPEVYIIALPFFGIISEVIPVFSRKPMFGYTGLIGATIAIAGLSVTVWAHHMYVTGGVLLPFFSFMTFLIAVPTGVKFFNWIGTMWKGSLSFETPMLWATGFLITFTFGGLTGVILASPPMDFHVSDSYFVVAHFHYVVFGTVVFAMFSGFHFWWPKWTGKMLDERLGKITFWTLFIGFHGTFLVQHWLGAEGMPRRYADYLAADGFTALNTISTISSFLLGMSILPFFYNVWKTAKYGKPVGVDDPWGYGRSLEWATSCPPPRHNFITMPRIRSESPAFDLHHPEIAALDQLENVGHGEKAIAGGKEAGK; this comes from the coding sequence GTGAGCATCCTCAACGAACCCCAGGGTGCCGCGGCAGCAGGGTCCCACTACCAGGACGAGCTGCCGGTCAGGCGCCAGAACCGCGGCAGCGTCGTGGTCAAGTGGCTGACGACGACGGACCACAAGACGATCGGCACGCTCTACCTGGCGACGTCGTTCGCGTTCTTCGTCATCGGCGGCGTGATGGCGCTGTTCATGCGCGCCGAGCTCGCCCGGCCTGGTCTGCAGATCATGTCGAACGAGCAGTTCAACCAGGCGTTCACGATGCACGGCACGATCATGCTGCTGATGTTCGCGACGCCGCTGTTCGCCGGCTTCGCGAACTGGATCATGCCGCTGCAGATCGGCGCGCCGGACGTGGCCTTCCCCCGGCTGAACATGTTCGCCTACTGGCTGTACCTGTTCGGCTCGCTCATCGCGGTGGGCGGCTTCCTCACCCCGCAGGGCGCGGCCGACTTCGGCTGGTTCGCCTACAGCCCGCTCTCGGACGCGGTCCGCAGCCCGGGCATCGGCGCCGACATGTGGATCATGGGTCTGGCCTTCTCCGGCTTCGGCACCATCCTCGGCTCGGTCAACTTCATCACCACGATCATCTGCATGCGCGCCCCGGGCATGACGATGTTCCGCATGCCGATCTTCACCTGGAACGTGCTGCTGACCGGTGTGCTGGTCCTGCTCGCCTTCCCGGTCCTGGCCGCGGCCCTGTTCGCCCTGGAGGCGGACCGCAAGTTCGGTGCCCACGTCTTCGACTCCGCCAACGGCGGCGCGTTGCTGTGGCAACACCTCTTCTGGTTCTTCGGCCATCCAGAGGTGTACATCATCGCGCTACCGTTCTTCGGCATCATCTCCGAGGTCATTCCGGTCTTCTCCCGCAAGCCGATGTTCGGTTACACGGGTCTGATCGGCGCGACCATCGCGATCGCGGGTCTGTCCGTGACGGTGTGGGCGCACCACATGTACGTCACCGGCGGTGTGCTGCTGCCGTTCTTCTCCTTCATGACCTTCCTGATCGCGGTCCCGACCGGTGTGAAGTTCTTCAACTGGATCGGCACCATGTGGAAGGGCTCGCTCTCCTTCGAGACACCGATGCTGTGGGCCACCGGCTTCCTCATCACCTTCACCTTCGGTGGTCTGACCGGTGTCATCCTGGCCTCGCCGCCGATGGACTTCCACGTCTCCGACTCGTACTTCGTGGTGGCCCACTTCCACTACGTCGTCTTCGGCACCGTGGTCTTCGCGATGTTCTCCGGCTTCCACTTCTGGTGGCCGAAGTGGACCGGCAAGATGCTCGACGAGCGCCTCGGCAAGATCACCTTCTGGACGCTGTTCATCGGCTTCCACGGCACGTTCCTCGTCCAGCACTGGCTGGGCGCCGAGGGCATGCCGCGCCGGTACGCGGACTACCTCGCGGCCGACGGCTTCACCGCGCTGAACACGATCTCGACGATCAGCTCGTTCCTGCTCGGCATGTCGATCCTGCCGTTCTTCTACAACGTGTGGAAGACGGCCAAGTACGGCAAGCCGGTCGGCGTCGACGACCCGTGGGGCTACGGCCGCTCCCTGGAGTGGGCGACCTCCTGCCCGCCGCCGCGGCACAACTTCATCACCATGCCGCGGATCCGCAGTGAATCCCCGGCGTTCGACCTGCACCACCCGGAGATCGCCGCCCTCGACCAGCTCGAGAACGTCGGTCACGGCGAGAAGGCCATCGCTGGTGGCAAGGAGGCCGGCAAGTGA
- a CDS encoding ubiquinol-cytochrome c reductase iron-sulfur subunit produces the protein MSSQDIPEENLPAEQSEQSAGLDEHGHGALSAADEKHPFADPGLPPHEHRIQDVDERAAKRSERSVALLFTVSMLATIAFIAAFVAIPVDKSVYIFPLGHISALNFALGLTLGIALFCIGAGAVHWARTLMSDVEIADERHPIEAEPEVREKVFADFKQGAKESALGRRKLIRNTMFGALTLVPLSGVVLLRDLGPLPEDKLRHTLWSKGKLLVNMNTNEPLRPSDVAVGSLTFAKPEGLEEHDHEFQNEIAKAALMIVRIQPENIKDKRELEWSHEGIVAYSKICTHVGCPISLYEQQTHHVLCPCHQSTFDLSDGARVIFGPAGHALPQLRIGVNDEGYLEALGDFEEPVGPAFWERG, from the coding sequence ATGAGTAGCCAAGACATTCCAGAAGAGAACCTGCCTGCTGAGCAGTCCGAGCAGTCCGCAGGACTTGACGAGCACGGGCACGGCGCGCTGAGCGCCGCGGACGAGAAGCACCCGTTCGCCGACCCGGGCCTGCCCCCCCACGAGCACCGGATCCAGGACGTCGACGAGCGGGCCGCCAAGCGGTCCGAGCGCTCGGTCGCCCTGCTGTTCACGGTGTCGATGCTGGCCACCATCGCCTTCATCGCCGCGTTCGTGGCGATCCCGGTCGACAAGTCGGTCTACATCTTCCCGCTGGGTCACATCAGCGCGCTGAACTTCGCGCTGGGTCTGACCCTCGGCATCGCGCTGTTCTGCATCGGCGCGGGCGCGGTCCACTGGGCCCGCACCCTGATGTCGGACGTGGAGATCGCCGACGAGCGGCACCCGATCGAGGCGGAGCCCGAGGTTCGCGAGAAGGTCTTCGCGGACTTCAAGCAGGGCGCCAAGGAGTCCGCGCTCGGCCGCCGCAAGCTGATCCGCAACACCATGTTCGGCGCGCTCACGCTGGTGCCGCTCTCCGGTGTCGTGCTGCTGCGCGACCTCGGCCCGCTGCCCGAGGACAAGCTGCGTCACACGCTCTGGTCCAAGGGCAAGCTGCTCGTCAACATGAACACGAACGAGCCGCTGCGTCCGTCGGACGTCGCGGTCGGCTCGCTGACCTTCGCCAAGCCCGAGGGCCTGGAGGAGCACGACCACGAGTTCCAGAACGAGATCGCCAAGGCCGCCCTGATGATCGTCCGGATCCAGCCGGAGAACATCAAGGACAAGCGCGAGCTCGAGTGGTCGCACGAGGGCATCGTCGCGTACTCGAAGATCTGCACCCACGTCGGTTGCCCGATCTCCCTGTACGAGCAGCAGACGCACCACGTGCTCTGCCCCTGCCACCAGTCCACCTTCGACCTCTCCGACGGTGCCCGAGTGATCTTCGGTCCCGCTGGTCACGCCCTGCCGCAGCTCCGCATCGGCGTGAACGACGAGGGCTACCTCGAGGCGCTCGGCGACTTCGAAGAGCCCGTCGGCCCTGCTTTCTGGGAGCGCGGATGA
- a CDS encoding c-type cytochrome has protein sequence MKKLSARRRHPLAAVVVLLLALLFSGGLYAVFAPTSKAEADETAQSLTIEEGKKLYSVGCASCHGTGGQGTSDGPSLVGVGAAAVDFQVGTGRMPAATSQGPQVPKKKNVYSQAEIDQLAAYIASLGAGPAVPTEEQYGPQGADIAKGGELFRTNCAQCHNFTGKGGALTHGKYAPTLEGVAPKHIYEAMETGPQNMPSFPDTTLSEKNKKDIIAYLDAVNSSKSESPGGLELGGLGPVSEGLFGWIFGLGGLIAVAVWVAARTAKAKKS, from the coding sequence GTGAAAAAGCTCTCCGCACGACGACGCCACCCGTTGGCGGCGGTCGTCGTCCTACTCCTCGCGCTGCTCTTCAGCGGGGGGCTGTACGCCGTGTTCGCACCCACGAGCAAGGCTGAGGCCGACGAAACCGCCCAGTCCCTCACCATCGAGGAGGGCAAGAAGCTCTACTCGGTCGGCTGCGCCAGTTGCCACGGCACCGGCGGTCAGGGCACCTCCGACGGGCCGAGCCTGGTGGGCGTGGGCGCCGCCGCCGTGGACTTCCAGGTCGGCACCGGCCGTATGCCGGCCGCCACCTCCCAGGGCCCGCAGGTCCCCAAGAAGAAGAACGTCTACAGCCAGGCCGAGATCGACCAGCTCGCGGCCTACATCGCCTCGCTGGGCGCCGGCCCCGCCGTCCCGACGGAGGAGCAGTACGGCCCCCAGGGTGCCGACATCGCCAAGGGCGGTGAGCTGTTCCGCACCAACTGCGCGCAGTGCCACAACTTCACCGGCAAGGGCGGTGCGCTGACGCACGGCAAGTACGCGCCGACCCTTGAGGGTGTCGCCCCGAAGCACATCTACGAGGCCATGGAGACCGGCCCGCAGAACATGCCCTCCTTCCCCGACACCACGCTGTCGGAGAAGAACAAGAAGGACATCATCGCGTACCTGGACGCGGTCAACAGCAGCAAGTCCGAGAGCCCCGGCGGCCTCGAGCTCGGCGGCCTCGGGCCGGTCAGCGAGGGCCTGTTCGGCTGGATCTTCGGTCTCGGCGGGCTGATCGCCGTCGCCGTGTGGGTCGCCGCCCGGACCGCAAAGGCCAAGAAGTCATGA
- a CDS encoding cytochrome c oxidase subunit 4 translates to MKIQGKMFMWLSVFVLAMAVVYGVWSKEPAGTTALFLAFGLCIMIGFYLGFTAKRVDVGAQDNKEADVADDAGEVGFFSPHSWQPLSLAIGGALAFLSIAIGWWLMYFSLPIILVGIWGWVFEYYRGENRTQ, encoded by the coding sequence GTGAAGATCCAGGGCAAGATGTTCATGTGGCTGAGCGTCTTCGTCCTCGCCATGGCGGTCGTCTATGGCGTGTGGTCGAAGGAGCCGGCCGGTACCACGGCGCTCTTCCTGGCCTTCGGCCTGTGCATCATGATCGGCTTCTACCTCGGCTTCACGGCCAAGCGGGTCGACGTGGGCGCGCAGGACAACAAGGAGGCGGACGTCGCGGACGACGCCGGCGAGGTCGGGTTCTTCAGCCCGCACAGCTGGCAGCCGCTCTCGCTGGCCATCGGCGGCGCCCTCGCCTTCCTGTCGATCGCGATCGGCTGGTGGCTGATGTACTTCTCGCTGCCGATCATCCTGGTCGGCATCTGGGGCTGGGTCTTCGAGTACTACCGCGGTGAGAACCGCACCCAGTAA
- a CDS encoding cysteine desulfurase/sulfurtransferase TusA family protein, translating to MGYFDAASAAPLHPIARQALLASLDEGWADPARLYREGRRARVLLDAAREAAAEAVDCRPDELIFTSSGTRAVHTGIAGALAGRRRVGRHLIVSAVEHSSVLHSAELLDAAGGTVTQVPVDRTGRVDPAAYGAALRADTALACLQSANHEVGTEQPVAAVAEVCRAAGVPLLVDAAQSLAWGPVQGDWSLLAASAHKWGGPAGVGLLVVRKGVRFAPQGPVDERESGRAAGFENIPAIVAAAASLRAVRAEAAEEALRLRALTDRIRVRVPQAVPDVEVVGDPVRRLPGVVTFSCLYVDGEALLHELDREGFSVSSGSSCTSSTLTPSHVLRAMGVLSEGNVRVSLPAGVAEDDVDRFLEVLPGAVAAVREKLGAPVASEVAREEDVLVVDSLGKRCPIPVIELAKVIGDVPVGGLVRVLSDDEAARLDIPAWCEMRDQEYVGEEPADQGTAYLVRRAS from the coding sequence GTGGGTTACTTCGATGCCGCTTCCGCTGCTCCGCTTCATCCGATTGCACGGCAGGCCCTGCTGGCCTCGCTCGACGAGGGGTGGGCGGATCCCGCGCGCCTGTACAGGGAGGGACGGCGTGCCCGGGTGCTGCTGGACGCGGCGCGGGAGGCCGCTGCCGAGGCGGTGGACTGCCGGCCGGACGAACTGATCTTCACGTCGTCCGGAACGCGTGCCGTCCATACGGGGATTGCCGGGGCGCTGGCCGGGCGGAGGCGGGTCGGGCGCCACCTGATCGTGTCAGCGGTCGAACACTCGTCTGTACTGCATTCGGCGGAGCTCCTCGATGCCGCCGGAGGGACCGTCACACAGGTCCCGGTGGACCGCACGGGACGGGTGGATCCGGCGGCGTACGGCGCAGCCCTGCGTGCGGACACGGCGCTGGCCTGCCTCCAGTCCGCGAACCACGAGGTGGGGACGGAGCAGCCCGTCGCGGCCGTGGCCGAGGTGTGCCGGGCGGCGGGCGTGCCGTTGCTGGTGGACGCGGCGCAGTCGCTGGCGTGGGGGCCGGTGCAGGGTGACTGGTCACTGCTCGCGGCCAGCGCACACAAGTGGGGCGGACCGGCGGGGGTCGGCCTGCTCGTCGTCCGCAAGGGCGTTCGGTTCGCGCCGCAAGGGCCGGTGGACGAGCGGGAGTCGGGGCGGGCGGCCGGCTTCGAGAACATCCCGGCGATCGTGGCGGCGGCCGCGTCGCTGCGGGCCGTACGGGCCGAGGCGGCCGAGGAGGCCCTGCGGCTGCGGGCGCTGACGGACCGGATCCGGGTACGGGTGCCGCAGGCGGTGCCGGACGTCGAGGTGGTCGGTGACCCGGTGCGCAGGCTGCCCGGCGTCGTCACCTTCTCCTGCCTCTATGTCGACGGGGAGGCCCTGCTGCACGAGCTGGACCGGGAGGGTTTCTCCGTCTCGTCCGGTTCGTCCTGCACGAGCAGCACGCTGACGCCGAGCCATGTGCTCCGGGCGATGGGTGTGCTGAGTGAGGGGAACGTGCGGGTTTCCCTGCCGGCGGGGGTGGCCGAGGACGATGTCGACCGGTTCCTGGAGGTGCTGCCCGGGGCCGTGGCGGCGGTGCGGGAGAAGTTGGGCGCGCCGGTTGCCTCCGAGGTCGCCCGCGAGGAGGACGTCCTGGTCGTGGACTCCCTCGGCAAGCGCTGCCCGATTCCGGTGATCGAACTGGCCAAGGTGATCGGCGACGTCCCCGTGGGGGGCCTGGTCCGGGTCCTGTCGGATGACGAGGCGGCCCGCCTGGACATCCCGGCGTGGTGCGAGATGCGAGACCAGGAGTACGTGGGCGAGGAGCCGGCGGACCAAGGAACGGCGTACCTGGTCCGCCGGGCGAGCTGA
- a CDS encoding cytochrome c oxidase subunit 3: MSVVATATTVETGHAHPSVNRPNLTSVGTIIWLSSELMFFAALFAMYFTLRSVTGPDHWKEMASHLNFPFSATNTTILVLSSLTCQLGVFAAERGDVKKLRMWFIVTFVMGAIFIGGQVFEYTELVKEAGLSLSSDPYGSVFYLTTGFHGLHVTGGLIAFLLVLGRTYAARRFTHEQATAAIVVSYYWHFVDVVWIGLFATIYMIK, from the coding sequence ATGTCGGTCGTGGCGACAGCAACGACAGTAGAAACCGGGCACGCGCACCCGTCGGTCAATCGGCCGAACCTCACCAGCGTCGGAACCATCATCTGGCTGAGTTCCGAGCTGATGTTCTTCGCGGCCCTCTTCGCGATGTACTTCACCCTGCGATCGGTGACGGGTCCCGATCACTGGAAGGAGATGGCCAGCCATCTCAACTTCCCGTTCTCGGCGACGAACACCACGATCCTGGTGCTCTCCTCGCTCACCTGCCAGCTCGGCGTCTTCGCAGCCGAGCGCGGTGACGTGAAGAAGCTGCGGATGTGGTTCATCGTCACCTTCGTGATGGGTGCGATCTTCATCGGCGGTCAGGTGTTCGAGTACACCGAGCTGGTCAAGGAGGCGGGCCTGTCCCTGTCCTCCGACCCGTACGGCTCGGTCTTCTACCTGACCACCGGCTTCCACGGCCTGCATGTGACGGGCGGACTCATCGCCTTCCTGCTGGTCCTGGGCCGGACCTACGCGGCCCGGAGGTTCACCCACGAGCAGGCGACCGCCGCGATCGTCGTGTCCTACTACTGGCACTTCGTCGATGTCGTCTGGATCGGCCTCTTCGCCACGATCTACATGATCAAGTAG